CAGGTTCTTATTACTACCTATACCGAAGCCAACGAGGCTGAAATTAGAAAGCGGTTTATTTCTAAAAAGGGATGCGTACCAAGCAATATAAAAATCCAGACATGGTTTTCCTTTCTGCTTCAACACGGTGTTCGGCCATTTCAAAGTGTGCTCAATGAATCCATTCATGAAGAAAGTATAGGATTTTATCTAACGAGTAATCGGTCTGGGCAAAAAGTGGATTCAGAAGGTGTGCCTATTACTGTTGGTGGACATCCGCAGTATTGGGGTGAGAATCATTTTAACAAATTTTACTTCACGCCTACCCATAAAATTTTCTCCGATAAGATCTCTAAGTTCATTGTTAATGCCGATAAAGCGTCTGAGGGTGCGGTTCTGAATAGAGTTAGCCGACTTTATGATCATTTCTTCATTGATGAAGTTCAAGATCTGGCAGGCTTTGACCTGGAGATCATCAATCTCTTGTTTAAATCAAACTCAACCGTATTGCTGGTTGGTGATCCCAGACAGGTCACTTATTTAACCCACACATCAACAAAGTACAAAAAGTACCGAGATGGGAAGATCAAAGGTTTCGTAGAGTCCGAACTAGGAAAACGAATAACTTGCACTGTAGATGAAACTACGCTTGGTGCATCCCACCGAAATAATAAGCAAATCTGTGATTTTGCTAATAGGATTTACCCCGACCTATCCCCAGCGGTACCTTGTAGTTGTGATTCATGTAGAGAGTTTGAAACTGATCACGAAGGCGTTTTCTGGATCAAAGAGGAAGATGTTGATCAATATATTGAAGAATTTCATCCAACACAGTTGCGTTGGAGCTCGGCGGTGCAGTGTAGAGAAAATGCTCCAGCTATGAATTTTGGGGAGTCCAAAGGATTGTCTTTTGAACGTGTCCTGATTTATCCAACAGAAAAAATGGTCGGATGGATTAAAGACAATAGCTATGACTTGAAAAATGAAACTCGGGCTAAGTTATATGTTGGGGTCACAAGAGCCAAACGGAGTACTGCAATTGTTTTAAAATCGCAAGATACCGGTGTTGATGGTGTAGAAAGGTATCCTGCGGCATGAAAAGAGAACGGGTCGGTCCTCGGATTTAAGGAGGAAGGCTCGCGGTAGGCAGCTACAGCTCACCTTTCGACGTTTCGTATCTGTACCGCATCTGTCGCGTGAGTCATTCAGGCCAGTGCCCGCGTTCTCTGTACCTTTGCGTGAGATCGGTTTTCAATGATTTTTTTCAGGGCCGTTGATTGTCGGGAGAAGGCGGGACGCCTGCGGTACATAATACCCTGTTTGATACCTTCTCGGTATAAACCTCGTAGTCCAGAAGCTCCGAAGTTTCACCACGAAGGAGCCAGAGGAACACGGAGGAAGGATTCTGTGTTCTCCGAGGTCCTCCAGAGGAGCGGGTGGTAAAAATATACCCGTATGTTTCAGCAAGTGGTATAAGGCTCGGGATTCTTCGGAAACGCGGATCGGATATCTGCGCTATTGCCCGAACATCGGCAACTTTTCCCGGGAACGGGGCTTGTATCTTTTTGAGGAGTTTGGATAGCCTTTTTATAGTATTTAGCTCGTATTGGCGGGGTTAAACGTTCAGGTTCCCCGGCTTGCACAAATTTTCAGGATAGGATCAATGGGTATGAAATCATTTAAAGCACTCGGAATAACCGACGATTATATTAAAGGACTGAATGAGCTGGGGATTAAGCAGCCTACGGACATTCAGGCAAAAACGATTCCGATGATTCTCGGGAAGCAGACGGATTTTATTGCGCAGGCGCAGACGGGTACCGGAAAGACGGCGGCGTTCGGGCTGCCGCTGCTGGCGTCGGTTGATCCGAAAAATCCGCAGATTCAGGGGCTGGTGCTGGCGCCGACGCGGGAGCTGGCAAAACAGGTGCAGAAGCAGCTGTTCCGTTTTACGAAATATACCGAGCGTATGTTTTCGTATGTCGTGTGCGGCGGGGATAAAATTGATGTGCAGATTGAGGCGCTGAAGCGTCCGACGCAGGTGCTGGTGGCGACGCCGGGGCGTCTGATGGATCTGGTACGCCGCAAAGCTGTTGATCTTTCCGGCGTGCGGACCGTGGTGCTGGATGAGGCGGATGAAATGCTGAAACTCGGATTTCGTGAGGATATTGATTCCGTGTTGAAACTGACTGCGGGGCAGCGGAATATCTGGCTGTTTTCCGCTACGATTCCGGCCGGCATTAAAAAGATGATCAGCAAGCATCTCGGCGAGGCGTCTCCGTTCCTGAAAGTGGATAAGGAGCACATTGTGAATCCTGATATCCGGCACCTGTGTGTACGCTGCAAGGAAGGGGAAAAGCTGGCGCGGATCCTTGATTTTCTGCGGGAGCGCGGTCAGCAGCAGGGGGTGATTTTCTGCCGTACGCGGCAGGATACGATTGATTTCGGTGAATCGCTGGAAAAGGAAGGAATCACCCATGCGGTGCTGCACGGCGATCTGATGCAGACCGAGCGTGACAAGATTATGCGCATGTTCAAGAAGGGCCGTGTACGTTTGCTGGTTTCGACGGATGTTTCGGCGCGCGGCATTGATGTGGATAATCTCTCTTTTGTGATCCATCATCAGCTGCCGGAGAAAAATGAATATTACACGCACCGCAGCGGCCGCACCGGCCGGGCCGGTAAATCGGGCATCTCGCTGGTACTGATTACGCCGCACGATGAAAAGCGCATTGTGAAGCTGGCGCGGGAGCTGAAGATTCAGTTCCGGGAAATAGCATAATATCTGATCCACTGATTACGCGGATTACTCCGATTTTTTTAATCCGTTCAATCTGTGGATGAAAATCATGTCTGATGTGATTGAAATTTATACGGAC
This is a stretch of genomic DNA from Pontiella agarivorans. It encodes these proteins:
- a CDS encoding DEAD/DEAH box helicase yields the protein MKSFKALGITDDYIKGLNELGIKQPTDIQAKTIPMILGKQTDFIAQAQTGTGKTAAFGLPLLASVDPKNPQIQGLVLAPTRELAKQVQKQLFRFTKYTERMFSYVVCGGDKIDVQIEALKRPTQVLVATPGRLMDLVRRKAVDLSGVRTVVLDEADEMLKLGFREDIDSVLKLTAGQRNIWLFSATIPAGIKKMISKHLGEASPFLKVDKEHIVNPDIRHLCVRCKEGEKLARILDFLRERGQQQGVIFCRTRQDTIDFGESLEKEGITHAVLHGDLMQTERDKIMRMFKKGRVRLLVSTDVSARGIDVDNLSFVIHHQLPEKNEYYTHRSGRTGRAGKSGISLVLITPHDEKRIVKLARELKIQFREIA
- a CDS encoding UvrD-helicase domain-containing protein → MTNNTLIIAAAGSGKTTYLVNEALRMPLSEQVLITTYTEANEAEIRKRFISKKGCVPSNIKIQTWFSFLLQHGVRPFQSVLNESIHEESIGFYLTSNRSGQKVDSEGVPITVGGHPQYWGENHFNKFYFTPTHKIFSDKISKFIVNADKASEGAVLNRVSRLYDHFFIDEVQDLAGFDLEIINLLFKSNSTVLLVGDPRQVTYLTHTSTKYKKYRDGKIKGFVESELGKRITCTVDETTLGASHRNNKQICDFANRIYPDLSPAVPCSCDSCREFETDHEGVFWIKEEDVDQYIEEFHPTQLRWSSAVQCRENAPAMNFGESKGLSFERVLIYPTEKMVGWIKDNSYDLKNETRAKLYVGVTRAKRSTAIVLKSQDTGVDGVERYPAA